One Anser cygnoides isolate HZ-2024a breed goose chromosome 4, Taihu_goose_T2T_genome, whole genome shotgun sequence genomic region harbors:
- the FAM47E gene encoding protein FAM47E isoform X3 — protein sequence MGDPNSGGAASYGGQANESNGLQEASTYCSSKESLGKKACTSLSKKVVTEGGKVTQSHLAPFDEHTKRVTKHFCDWLMSLGGGNCGIDEDALKSLLHPSSESKEASLLTPFCAAKLNDGQADQSGKQEISPLKFAVRSSHHLGCLPCQVKIPYQPKREKIRYGAWYLDPKTWRKEIVNKPLDRSSRGSNK from the exons ATGGGAGACCCAAACTCAGGAGGTGCAGCATCATATGGAGGACAAGCAAATGAAAGTAACGGGTTGCAAGAAGCTAGTACA tactgcagcagcaaggagTCTCTGGGCAAAAAAGCATGTACCTCGCTTTCTAAGAAGGTGGtaacagaaggaggaaaagtCACACAGAGTCACTTAGCTCCATTTGATGAACACACAAAGCGAGTAACCAAGCATTTTTGTGACTGGCTTATGTCTTTG GGAGGTGGGAACTGCGGTATTGATGAAGATGCACTTAAGAGTTTGCTCCACCCCAGCAGTGAAAGTAAGGAGGCCAGCCTCCTTACACCTTTCTGTGCAGCGAAACTCAATGATGGGCAAGCAGACCAGTCGGGAAAACAGGAGATTTCACCTCTCAAGTTTGCTGTCAGGAGTTCTCATCATCTAGGTTGCCTGCCCTGCCAAGTTAAG ATCCCTTACCAACCGAAAAGGGAGAAGATCAGATACGGAGCGTGGTATCTTGACCCCAAAACATGGAGAAAAGAGATAGTGAATAAACCATTAGATAGAAGCTCCAGAGGAAGCAATAAATAA